GCTGTACAGCGCTCCCCCGATCTCCAACATCCGCCCCCCCAGTGGCCCTCAGGCGGCTCCCCCGGGTCCTCGTCCGGTTGCTCCACCCCCTGGCGGCCCGGTTGCCGCGCGACCGAGCGGTGGCCCGATTGCGCCCCCCTCCGGTGCGCCCAGCGGACGGCCAGCCCCCGGCTCGCAGCCGGGTGGTCCTCCAGGAGACCCCCGCGCCATGGCCCCGCCGGTCAGCACCGGACCCGCAGGCACGTCGAAGGGATACGGAGAGATCAAGGTCCTCTCGGCGGACGAGCACAAGATCTCGTTTGCCCACGAAGGCGTACCCGACCTCAAGCTCGCCGCGGGAACCACGAGCTTCAAGCTCTCTCCGAGCGTGAAGCTCGAGGGCATCTCCGTGGGCACCTCCTGCGATTTCTACGTCGACAAGTCGTCCGGTGAGATGGTTGTCGTGGCCTTCGGCTTCGGCCCTGCTGGCAGCGAGCCCGCGCCGGGCGGACCGCCTCCTCCCTCCGGTATTCCGCAGGGCGGTGGTGGCCCAGGTCCCGCCGCCTCTGGCGCGCCCGCGCCGCCTCCTCCCTCTGGAGGACCGCAAGCGGGAGCCCCTCCCCCGTCTGGTGGCCCCCGCCTCAACCCGCCTCCTCCCGGAGGATCCGCTGCTGGCGCCCCGCCACCGGCAGGGAAGCCTCAGCCCGGTGCCCCTCCTCCGTCAGGCGCACCGCAGCCGAAGCAACCGTGAGCCCCGCATCGCGGATGTCGAACCGACATCCGCGATTCTGTCTGCGGCGCATCCTTGACGGGATGGCCGGAGGCCTGTGTTTCTGGTAGACTCGAAGCGTATCGTGTCATCCTCCAACCCGCGCAGCTCTCCTCGACGCCTCCCCTTGCGATGGGCTTTGCTTCTATTGCTGGGCAACCTTGCCGTGCTCGCCCTCATCAGCGTGGCCCGCGTGCCTGGAACGTCCGCGGGCGCCATGGTCGTGCAGAGCCCGCCTGCGCAGAGCGCCGCGCCATCGCCCTCGTCCAACGCTACCCCGCAGATCACCATGGGCTGCAAGGCGCTCGAGCCAGATCCTCCGTTCGTGAAGGCGCTCGACGCCCTGGCCGAATATGCCCGCGAGGAACGCGCCGATTCCACTGCCCAGCTGCGCATGGTCGCGGGTGAGCTGGACCCGTCGATGAACCACAAGGAGCGCATGCAGGCGCTTCTGACCGAGGCTCGGCGTCAGCTCGACGTGGTGGTGAGCCGCTCGAACAAGGGCCTGCGCCAACCGGGCGCGCGCAGGCTTGTCAACGCCTACTGCCTGCGCAAGCTGAACCCCGGATCAGCCCCGTCGGGAAAGCCCCCCGCGGGCGTCGTTCGTGACGACCAGACCCTCGGTACCCTCGAAGAGATCGGCTACGCCTATGTGCTGGGTCCCGGCACCGACCCGACGCGCTTCCTGGGCTACTGCAAGGAGTGCTATGCGGGCGACCCGCAGCGCGACGAGGTCTACAAGCAGCTGCTGAAGGGCTTCCTGGGCCAGCGCCGCTGCGAGAGCCTCGCCAGCAGCGTGTCGCGCCTGTGTCCGCCGCTGCGTGGCAAGAACGCCGCCGACGTGGGGTGCGGACTGGGGCCCCTGCTGCCCTACCTGCTCGAGCAGACAGGGCCGACAGGGCAGGTCTGGGGAGAAGACATCGATGCAACCCTGCTCGACTTCATCCGCTACGCAGCGACACACGGCATGCCTGCTCTGCAGCGCGCCCACCTGCAGCTGGGGCAGCACGAAGACGTCATGCTCGAGGCCGGCGCAATGGACGCGGTGTTCCTCGTGCAAACCCTCCACTGCGTCGAGAACGACCTCAACGAAGACGAGCGCATCACCGGCCTGACGGTGAAGTGGCTGCGCTCGATACGACGTGCGATGCGACCGAACGCGGTGCTCATCATCGTCGAGGATGGTCGGCACATCACCCCCAGGTTCGCCCGAAAGCTCCTCACGCAGGCCGGTTTCGTGGAAGACGCGAACATCATGAGCGCCGAGACCGGCGAGATCGGTGAAGGTTCGACAACAGGATTCATCCTCCGGGAGCGCGTTGCGCACAAAGGAGGAAGATGACCCCCACATCCAGGCGTCAGCCACCGGAGGCCACATGAGAACCACCCCAACCCTCACGCTCATCGTGTTGAACGCACTCGCCGCCGGCGCGCTGCTGCACGGCCGCGGAGCGCCTCCCCCTGCGACGGCCGTTCCCCCCGTCGCGTCGAGCGCGGCGCCTTCCCTCCCGCCGAGAGCAGCGGGCATTCCGCCCCCCCCGTCGAGCGCTCGACCGAACACCGCCACGGTGGGGTCGACCGCGTACGTCGACGCCGACGTGCAGCGGTATGCGCTGACGGCCGCAGAGACCAACTTCACACGCGTGGGCTGGCAGATCGGCCTTGACCACGCCCAGAAGGTTGCCCAGGAGAAGAAACGCCCGCTGTTCATCTTCTCGATGCACGGCACGTTCGACAGTCGCTGTTGACCCGCTGGATCAGCATACAGGGCCGTGATGCTCTGTGATGACAAGGTGCAGGACAAGCTCAACCGCTACTTCGTCCCGGCCTACGTGCCAGCCGAGGAGCTCTACCCCTACGTGCGCGCCAGGACGGGAGAGGATCCCACGCTTCGGTATCTCATCGCCACCTATGTCATCCACCCCATGACCGGTGAGATCATCGATGTGCTGCCCCGCTCAGGCGACAGCCCCGCCGTGAGCGCAGAGGCCGTGGCAGCGCGACTCGACGAGATCATTGCCCAGCTGGGGCTCAAGCCCGGAGAGCCCTTTCCCGCGTACACCCACGTCGCTCAGAGAAAAGACGGCCTGCATCTGCAGGTCGTCACGCGCCACGACACCGTGCCACCCAGACCGTTCATGATCGACTGGATCGACCTCTCTCCCGAAGAAACAGACAGCCTTCTGCCTCCCAAGGGGTCGCTGGCCGACTACAAGGTGCCACGCGCGGTCACCCGCAGTCTGCTGCTGCACTTCAGGCCGTCCCCCGAGGTTCGCGATCGCGCTGACACACGTTCGAAGGACGACCAGGGCAGCTTCCTCCTGTGGGACCTCGATTCCGACGCCATTCACCGACTTGGTGAAGCCTGGCTCGATGCCCGCCCCACGGCCGATGCGCAGACAGGCCTCGTCACGGTAACCCTTGAAGGTGGATTCACCATCACCCCGTCGGCCGACAGAGCGCCCGTCGGACAGGGGCCCTGGAAGTCCGGAGTCACGGCGTCGTCGAAGGTGTACGGCTACCTGAGATACGACCCCGCGAACCGCACCATCAAGGAGATTCGGTTCACAACCCTCGACGGCATGTGCCTCGACGCCCGTGGCAACCAGTATGCGTTCCATGACGTGGCGCACATGACGTCGACACGATGGCCCTGAGATCGGAAAGGGCAGCCCTGTGAGCGGAACGAGAAGAGCCATCATCGGTCTGCTGATTCTCGCCAATGCCCTCATCATGGCGCTCATCAGCAGACATCCGACCGCGGCGCCGGCCGTCACGCAGCGAGCCGCAGGCCATCAAAAGAACATCCTGCTCATCACGGTGGCCTGCCTGCCCCCCAGCCTTGTCGGCTGCTACGCGCCAGGCTCCCAGGGTTCGTCGCTCACCCCCCACATCGACACCCTTGCGCGCGAGGGCGTGCGCTACGCCGACGTCTGCGCACAGACCGACTTCACCACGGGCAGCTCGCTCTGCCTGCTCTACTCGCGCTACTACTTCGAGGTCATGCGCCCCGATCAGCGCGCCCTGTCGATGCCAGAGTACTTCCACAAGCAAGGCTATCGAACCGCGGGCTTCGTCTCCACGATACACCACACAGAATCGCGATTCGAGAACGCCTTCGAGACCTACCGGATGCCCATGCTCAGCAAAGGCGAGGAGCGATTCAAGGCCGCCGACATCACGCAATGGGCCGTCTCCTGGCTCGAATCCGGCTCCCGCGAGCAGCCCTGGTTCCTGTGGACCGACTACTGGGACCTGCACGGCCCCTTCGCCCCTGGGGAGAGCGTCACGCAGACGTTGCGTGAGGTCGACCGCAACATCGGGCGCACCATCGAGGCGCTCTCCCGCCTGAACATGCGCGATGACACCCTCATCGTCTTTGCGTCGCAGCACGGCCTCGGAACCGCAGAGCGAGGCGTGGGCGCGCACGGCCCCTACGAGGCCGTGATCTCGGTGCCCATGATCATGTGGCGCCCCGGCCTGCTCGAACAGGGCGTGACCGTGAAGGAGCCGGCCATGCTGGTCGACATCTTCCCCACCGTGCTGGCGGCCCTGAAGCTGCCTGCGGTTCCCTGCTCGGGAATCAATCTGCTCGGCCCCCGCGCATCAGATCGCGTCGTGTACGCACAGACCGACCAGCTGGAAGCCGCAGTGGCCCGTCAGAACGGCTTGAAGCTGATCGAGTATCTCAAGGACTTCAAAGTGCCTCACGACCTGGGCGGGGGAAAGGTCTCCTGGACCGTCGTGCGACCTCGGGGAACAAAGGAGCTCTACGACGTCGCATCCGACCCTGGTGAGCGGCACGACCTGATGCAAACACGTCAGCGCGACGCGGCCCGTCTCCAGGGGCTGCTCCACGCCTGGCAGGGCGATCTCGCCAACACGAACGTCAATCACGGGTACAGCCCCGAGCTGAAGCAAGCGCTGCAGAAATACGGCTATTTCTGATGCGCCACCGCGGCTGGCTCGTGCTGGCGGGCCTGAACCTCGTGGCCTTCGCCGCCATTGCGCTCCTCAGCCGCCCACGCGCACCGCACCGTCTTCCCAACGTGGTGATATTCTCGATCTGCTCGCTGCGCGCAGATCGACTCGCCAGCCTTGGCGGAACCTCGAGCCTTACGCCCGCCATCGATGCCCTGGCACGACGTGGCGTGGTGTTCGAGCACGCCTACACCCAAGGCTCATCGTCGCGCCCCAGTCACCAGACCCTGTTCACCGGACGCTATCCGCGCATCCCCCCGGGCGCCACCCATCGACAGGTCCCCGAGGGAGAGACCACGCTCGCCGAGGTCCTGCGGGCGCACGGCTACGCCAACGCGGGCTTCACCGGAGGCGGCGACGTCGCCGCGGTATGGGGATTCTCACGCGGATTCGACGTCTACTCCGATGACGGGGGCTCGCAGAAGCTCCTCGATTGCGTCACCCACGGGCTGACCTGGCTCGATGGCACCTGGCGGCGAGAGCAGCCCTTCATGCTCTTCATGGAAGCCTCCGACGTTCACCCCGGCCCGCCGCAGATCGCCCTCTGTCCCGACGCGGCCTCGTTGGATGCAGACGCGCAGCTCGTTCATCGGGTGCTGGGAACGCCGCCGCAAGGCGCCCTCGACATCTACCAGGGAAACTACTA
The window above is part of the Pseudomonadota bacterium genome. Proteins encoded here:
- a CDS encoding methyltransferase domain-containing protein, whose protein sequence is MLGNLAVLALISVARVPGTSAGAMVVQSPPAQSAAPSPSSNATPQITMGCKALEPDPPFVKALDALAEYAREERADSTAQLRMVAGELDPSMNHKERMQALLTEARRQLDVVVSRSNKGLRQPGARRLVNAYCLRKLNPGSAPSGKPPAGVVRDDQTLGTLEEIGYAYVLGPGTDPTRFLGYCKECYAGDPQRDEVYKQLLKGFLGQRRCESLASSVSRLCPPLRGKNAADVGCGLGPLLPYLLEQTGPTGQVWGEDIDATLLDFIRYAATHGMPALQRAHLQLGQHEDVMLEAGAMDAVFLVQTLHCVENDLNEDERITGLTVKWLRSIRRAMRPNAVLIIVEDGRHITPRFARKLLTQAGFVEDANIMSAETGEIGEGSTTGFILRERVAHKGGR